In the genome of Arachis stenosperma cultivar V10309 chromosome 2, arast.V10309.gnm1.PFL2, whole genome shotgun sequence, the window GAGTGATCTTTTTCGCTAGaaacacaccaaacaatcaatCCCAAGCACAATCATATGCACTCACCATGCACATAAAGTTGCCGGACTCAAAAAGATTGTTGCATGCAAAGCATCAAAGGAAAAGCACTAAATATTGCATCCTATATCATATCTTCATTCTAGAAAGCACATCTTTTGTCTGCCAAGAAAATTATACCCCTAAAACAATTGCCACTTTCCTACGGATTTATACTACTACTCCatccattttcttttatttgttgcTGTCATTGTGTTAGTACAAGTCATAAACTATATCTAGACATATTAATCTTGGAATGTACTAAAATATAACAATGATAGTAACCAATAAAAGAGAATGGATGGAGTATAAAACTACAGGGACAAGTAGATTGGAATGGATGGAGTATAAAACTACAGGGACAAGTAGAGTAAATGTATTGTGCAAGTGCTAGCTTCTATAGcacatacaaaaaaaaaaaggatgaaATGAATGAAGAAGGCACAAGTTGTTAAACTAAATGCATGTGAAAGAAAGGGATATACAGTTATACACCATTAAACTACATTATGATCTTCAAATCATAGGCAGAATAGATATATAGATCTCTTAGCTTGGTCAGAATATACAAAAAGATGAGGGGAAAATAGTGCGATTTGAATCGCATATCTTAGGATATTAATAACAGGTCTCAACCTGTACAAGGCATACTTCATGATTGTTAATCCACATTCTACTCATGATGGATTGTAGTTCAAGAAGCTAACTACTAAGAGGGTATTTTAGAGTTTGTACAAGTAATGCATTTGGATCTAAGCATCAGATTTCACAACCGATGCTTCAGTCCAATTAGCTATCGGCGatagaggaagaggaagaggaaccAACCCCAATATCAAAACCAAATGTTATACAGCTCAGCTCATGTTTTCCTCCATCATAAATCCTCATCTTCAGAGTGTATGAACCCTGCAAAAATAGATAAAGGAAGAGATAGACTTTTAGTAAAACTAAAGGAGGCAGCACCATATAATTACACTATGGATTTCCATATGAAGAAGTCTACATgtcattaacaaaaaaaaaatatggttTTCCACCCAACTTCGAATAGATATAGAAGTTTAGAAAGTagtttctattttcttttcttgttttcatttCAATGTTTTTTAATTTCAGGATTTGGGAAAGGGAAAATttgctttctattttcttttgtttttatttccaAAGTCTTCTAACTTTAAGATTTTGTGGgcggtaaaaaaaaaagataaaaaatgaaaaatatgaatgtttttcaatattttaactctttttttcataaaatctAGAAACAGAAATCATGAAAGAACAAAAGCCTTCTCACAACCTCTTCAAGGAAagagaacaaaatattgaaCTTACAGGTGGAGTGTATCCTGGTAAAACCTGCGAATGAGCGATCACAAAATCACCAATCGAGATGGGGCAAGTCGTTTCTCCACAAAGGTCATGAGTCTCACTATGTATGTGCCATCCAAAATATGAGACATCAATGATTATTTTCCCTCCAGATAACTCTTGACCTGAGTCATGAAATGCTTGAATTTGAGAAAACCAAGCTAACTGttttcaatcatcaaaatcacATTTATCCCTACCTAGAATGTGATCACTATACTACACTACCATTCAGATTTCCAAATGATACTATTTACCATTCTCAGACTAAGCATACGAATTACGAAAATAACTCAAAAACACCGAATTGAACTTGGTGTTTGGTGCACCAAGATGATCCAATGGTGTAAGTAAACAATAGAATTATATAAGTTATCCATGCTAAGTTATGGGAAGATCAATATCATTGGATTATCTTAGTTCATCTCACTGCATCACAGCATTGTTCAAAATCATGAATAAATTATAATCAACAAATTTCTAATTACCCTAATCGTAGAGAAACACCAAGTTAAAGAGCACCTGTAGTAGCAGCAATGCTGAATGTAGCAGGTTGGCCTCTAGTAACTGGATTAGGGATTATTTCAACTCCTTTGACCTCAACATCATAGTCAGCTTTCTTATCTGTCAAAACAcagataaatattaaataatataatggTCAATAACAAGAATATACAACAAAACATTTCGCATCTTAGAAAACTTAAACAACAAACAAGCTAATCTACATTAtgattattttaacattaaattgCTAATTCCACTTAGCATAGCTGATTATTCAAGCAACTTGAACTCAATTCAAATTCAACTCTAATTGTACATTCAAAAAAATGCTCTTCAACGGTCACCTTTGAGattaaatagattttttttccttttttttttgcctgATTGATTAGAACCTAAGCCACAGAACAGATAAGATAAGcacatatataatttataatataatatccAGGTATGATGATCGATGGAACCTaataatgaatgaatgaataatAATAGTGAAACACTGCTGGAGGGTCATAAATGCTATTTTTCTAGCTGtgtaataataatgataataatttcTATGCACATAAGTCAATTGTTTAATCAACAGAAGCTACAATTTTTTAGGCAAAGTTCAAATTTTGATAGTTGCCCATAAAATATTCAGGCAAGTAGATAACACAAAAACGTTAAAAACGAGAGCTTTATGAGATCAAAGCAGAAAGTaaccgaaaaattaaaagagggTTTAAGGAGAGAAACCGCACTGCAATATTGAACGTCGGTGGCGGTGGCGAATGCGCAGAGAAGAAACAGCGTTGAAGAGAAAAATATGAACTTTAAGAACATTTGGGTCTCCATTGAATTAAAGGTTGTTGCTTTGaaatgaagaatgaagaagaagaagaagattggAGAATGATCGTAACAGTGTGTGTTTTATTTCATTGACAAGCTGGGTTTGCTTATTCTAGTTAACCTCTTAAAGgaatctatttttttctttatttaaacTTTCAAAAAGatagatatatttaaaaataaattatattattgttctaggattttttagaattttttttcagttttagaaaagaaaattaaaaaatgtctttttatagatgtttattatgaatttttaaaaattttccaTTAAGGTTTATAAtgtttttttaatatcttatgatttttttaaatctattttctcattaattataaaataatttaattaataaataaaaataaaaagaataaagtaTTAATATTgcataataaattatattctttatattttattaagaGGTAATGACCAAATCAGTACCCGAAAGATTAAAACGCTGACATTGCGGTACTTGACTATTGTAAACGACAAAATGGTACCtggttgattttaaaatctGACAAACGTATCCATAACCTGGCCGGACCTAAGCTCCGGTGAGGACAATGCTTACGTGGTCACCGGATTATGCTGACAAATCTTGTTTTAATTGAGTTGTCAtttctaattaat includes:
- the LOC130961848 gene encoding uncharacterized protein LOC130961848, with product METQMFLKFIFFSSTLFLLCAFATATDVQYCNKKADYDVEVKGVEIIPNPVTRGQPATFSIAATTGQELSGGKIIIDVSYFGWHIHSETHDLCGETTCPISIGDFVIAHSQVLPGYTPPGSYTLKMRIYDGGKHELSCITFGFDIGVGSSSSSSIADS